In a genomic window of Nodosilinea sp. E11:
- the ychF gene encoding redox-regulated ATPase YchF: MLRAGIVGLPNVGKSTLFNAVVANAKAQAANFPFCTIEPNVGIVAVPDGRLQVLADLSSSDEIVPARVEFVDIAGLVQGASQGEGLGNQFLANIREVDAIVHVVRCFDDDDIIHVSGSVDPVRDIEVINLELALADLSQLERRVDRVRKLARADKEAQAELAILEKILPVLNEGKTARQVELDDEAEAIIKPLGLLTRKPVIYATNVSEDDLASGNAWVEQVRAVAAAEDAQVVVISAQVESELVDLNDAERKDFLEALGVEEGGLKTLIRATYELLGLRTYFTTGPKETRAWTIKAGMVAPQAAGVIHTDFERGFIRAETVAYNDLVAAGSMATAKDKGQVRSEGKEYVVQEGDVMLFRFNV; this comes from the coding sequence ATGTTACGAGCTGGCATTGTTGGGCTGCCCAACGTTGGCAAATCAACCCTATTTAACGCTGTAGTGGCCAATGCCAAGGCCCAGGCGGCAAACTTTCCCTTCTGTACCATCGAGCCTAACGTGGGCATCGTCGCGGTGCCCGATGGCCGCTTACAGGTGCTGGCCGACCTCTCTAGCTCCGACGAAATTGTGCCTGCTCGGGTTGAGTTTGTCGATATTGCGGGCCTGGTGCAGGGTGCCAGCCAGGGAGAAGGGCTGGGCAACCAGTTTTTAGCCAACATTCGCGAAGTCGATGCGATCGTCCATGTGGTGCGCTGCTTTGACGACGACGACATCATCCACGTCTCGGGATCTGTCGACCCGGTGCGCGACATTGAGGTGATCAACCTGGAACTGGCTCTGGCCGACCTGTCCCAGCTAGAGCGTCGGGTAGATCGGGTACGCAAACTGGCCCGCGCCGACAAAGAGGCCCAGGCTGAGCTGGCGATTCTCGAAAAAATTCTGCCGGTGCTCAACGAGGGCAAAACTGCCCGCCAAGTCGAACTAGACGACGAAGCCGAGGCAATTATTAAGCCCCTGGGGCTGCTCACCCGCAAGCCCGTGATCTATGCCACCAACGTGTCTGAAGATGACCTAGCTAGCGGCAATGCCTGGGTTGAACAGGTGCGAGCTGTAGCGGCGGCAGAAGACGCCCAGGTGGTAGTCATCTCGGCCCAGGTCGAGTCTGAACTAGTCGATCTCAACGACGCCGAGCGCAAAGACTTTCTCGAAGCCCTCGGGGTTGAAGAAGGCGGCCTCAAGACCCTGATTCGCGCTACCTACGAGCTCCTGGGCCTGCGCACCTACTTCACCACCGGCCCGAAAGAAACTCGTGCTTGGACGATCAAAGCGGGTATGGTTGCCCCCCAGGCTGCAGGGGTAATTCACACCGACTTTGAGCGGGGCTTTATTCGCGCTGAAACCGTGGCCTACAACGATCTGGTTGCCGCTGGCTCGATGGCCACCGCCAAAGATAAGGGCCAGGTGCGCAGCGAGGGCAAAGAGTATGTGGTACAAGAAGGCGACGTCATGCTGTTTCGCTTTAATGTGTAA
- a CDS encoding BCD family MFS transporter, whose product MTSPDVSPSAAAAEAKPTLGIPTMLRLGVFNMGLGIMSLLTLGVLNRIMIEELQVPALIAAGTIAVHQFMAPARVWFGQMSDSKPLLGYHRSGYIWIGISVVAVTSFCAVQVVWRLGEAMATSGWGPAVYPWVGLLGLLFAVYGLALSATSTPFTALLVDVSDEDSRSRLVGIGWAMLMVGIITGVIIVSIVLRPIDLDAPIEQVQQSVNRLFVVAPAVVIGLSIFSTVGIERKYSRRSQRSMVAGREDNITLPQALGILTASRQTRLFFGFLLVLSLSLFMQDAILEPYGGEVFGMTIAETTQLNAAFGMGTLLGIIVTGWLVVPRIGKKRTVTIGCGWAALSLLGITLSGLTGAPPVLLGAVFCFGIASGVLTLGAIVLMLDLTVAETAGTFIGAWGLAQAIARGSATVLGGGVLDLGRGLLGLFHAGEVPASQTFMAYGLVFMVQAMGMVLAVVLLRRVNIQEFQANARAAITAALESDMD is encoded by the coding sequence ATGACAAGCCCAGATGTCTCACCCTCGGCTGCGGCAGCCGAGGCCAAGCCCACCCTCGGCATTCCCACTATGCTGCGTCTGGGAGTGTTTAATATGGGCCTGGGCATTATGTCGTTGCTCACCCTGGGGGTGCTCAACCGCATCATGATTGAGGAGCTCCAGGTGCCAGCGCTGATTGCGGCGGGCACCATTGCGGTGCACCAGTTCATGGCCCCGGCGCGGGTGTGGTTTGGTCAAATGTCTGACTCTAAGCCGCTACTGGGCTACCACCGCAGCGGCTACATCTGGATCGGCATTTCGGTGGTGGCGGTGACCTCGTTCTGCGCGGTGCAGGTGGTGTGGCGACTGGGCGAAGCCATGGCCACCTCGGGCTGGGGGCCAGCGGTATACCCCTGGGTGGGGCTGCTGGGGCTGCTGTTTGCGGTCTACGGCCTGGCCCTGAGTGCCACCTCGACCCCCTTTACTGCTCTGCTGGTCGATGTATCCGATGAAGACTCGCGATCGCGCCTGGTGGGCATCGGCTGGGCCATGCTGATGGTGGGTATTATCACCGGGGTAATCATCGTCTCGATTGTGCTGCGGCCCATTGACCTCGATGCGCCGATTGAGCAGGTGCAGCAGTCGGTGAACCGGCTGTTTGTGGTGGCCCCAGCGGTGGTGATTGGCTTGTCAATATTTAGCACCGTCGGCATTGAGCGCAAGTATTCGCGGCGATCGCAGCGCTCCATGGTCGCCGGACGCGAAGACAACATTACCCTGCCCCAGGCCCTGGGCATTCTCACCGCCAGCCGCCAGACTCGGCTGTTCTTTGGCTTTTTGCTGGTGCTCAGCCTCAGCCTGTTCATGCAAGATGCCATTCTCGAACCCTACGGCGGCGAAGTCTTTGGCATGACCATTGCCGAAACCACCCAGCTCAACGCCGCCTTTGGCATGGGTACCCTGCTGGGGATCATCGTCACCGGATGGTTGGTGGTGCCCCGGATTGGCAAAAAGCGCACCGTCACCATTGGCTGCGGCTGGGCGGCCCTGAGCCTGCTGGGCATTACCCTCTCGGGGTTAACCGGGGCACCGCCGGTGCTGCTAGGGGCGGTGTTTTGCTTTGGCATTGCCTCGGGGGTGCTCACCCTGGGGGCGATCGTGCTGATGCTCGACCTGACGGTGGCCGAAACGGCGGGCACCTTTATTGGGGCCTGGGGGTTGGCCCAGGCGATCGCTCGGGGAAGCGCCACGGTGCTGGGCGGCGGCGTGCTCGATCTGGGCCGGGGGCTTTTGGGTCTGTTTCACGCGGGCGAAGTGCCGGCCTCTCAAACGTTTATGGCCTATGGGCTAGTCTTTATGGTGCAGGCGATGGGTATGGTGCTGGCGGTGGTGCTGCTGCGCCGGGTTAACATTCAAGAATTTCAGGCCAATGCTAGGGCCGCGATCACGGCGGCTTTAGAAAGCGATATGGACTAG
- a CDS encoding DUF6816 family protein — protein sequence MPRSLLTLLRRRLFWLTLLLTVWLLCSGQAQAGPIADRLAAFPNWEHKTALPAAQGDLVYPDWLRGEWQLTSTLVDLAAPLAPDLVSPGFESNQAHLGEPVTCPVRFVAVNRPSPGLVPIVTRQPQTVADRAFNGLSMARAYLGAATVRAVKVDPSNPNRQITLLRQNRQLESTVTARAIETADDRFITVERFQQVFRGGAIPYFNEVETTTAYRQIDQGVVADQVTAVYLSPQDPDFLKAQNQPVALYRYQLALAPTGV from the coding sequence ATGCCTCGATCGCTCCTAACCCTGCTGCGCCGCCGTTTGTTTTGGTTGACGTTGCTGCTGACGGTGTGGCTGCTGTGCAGCGGCCAAGCCCAAGCAGGGCCAATCGCCGATCGCCTAGCCGCTTTCCCAAATTGGGAGCACAAAACGGCTCTGCCCGCCGCCCAGGGAGACTTGGTTTATCCAGACTGGTTGCGGGGAGAGTGGCAGCTGACCAGTACTCTCGTTGATCTAGCGGCTCCCCTAGCCCCTGACCTAGTGAGTCCTGGGTTTGAGAGTAACCAAGCGCACCTAGGAGAACCTGTCACCTGCCCAGTGCGCTTTGTGGCGGTGAATAGACCATCGCCAGGCCTGGTTCCCATCGTGACGAGGCAGCCCCAGACCGTGGCCGATCGCGCCTTTAACGGGCTAAGTATGGCCCGTGCCTACCTGGGCGCGGCGACGGTGAGGGCGGTAAAGGTTGACCCCAGTAACCCCAATCGCCAGATCACCTTGCTCCGGCAGAACCGCCAGCTAGAGTCGACCGTAACCGCCCGGGCGATCGAAACCGCCGACGATCGGTTCATCACCGTGGAGCGGTTTCAGCAGGTGTTTCGAGGGGGAGCAATACCCTACTTTAACGAGGTCGAGACGACGACGGCCTACCGCCAGATTGACCAGGGTGTGGTTGCCGACCAGGTGACCGCCGTCTATCTCTCGCCCCAAGACCCTGACTTTCTCAAGGCGCAAAATCAGCCTGTGGCGCTCTACCGCTATCAGTTGGCGTTGGCTCCGACAGGGGTTTAG
- a CDS encoding cyclic nucleotide-binding domain-containing protein, whose amino-acid sequence MSIPLAALVQGLLAASSLLVGAVLGIAWRPARSITAAIMAFGSGTLLSAIAFDITLPAYTSSGFWPLVVGFALGGTLFTVIVTYIDNQGGFIRHPSSSRRFLYHHRQDEASEVLDRIGHIEVLHSLSPAEMQAIIPLLKPLQVEPETVLCREGAPGSSMFLIVDGEAEIYKGQQRLAALGAGEIFGEMALLTGEERSATVLAKTSMELYELDKADFDAMLTYAPQISSGLSRILARRLRETTQSTTKPVLIDDDRWRRQVLDSVEVDIPISEQQFKELAQSSAPLAILVGTLIDNIPEALVIGFHTGLGHTGASFLMAVFISNIPEAMSSSIGMRQAGTSGGRILALWSGAVLLSGLMAVVGSLMVNVLSEWVLAVAQATAGGAILAMVASTMMPEAYEMGGGSITFSTIAGFLVSFYLASLAF is encoded by the coding sequence ATGAGCATTCCGTTGGCGGCATTAGTTCAAGGGTTGTTAGCGGCCTCTAGCCTATTGGTGGGGGCGGTCTTGGGCATTGCCTGGCGACCGGCACGATCGATTACAGCGGCGATCATGGCCTTTGGCAGCGGCACTCTGCTATCGGCGATCGCCTTTGACATTACGTTACCAGCCTACACCAGCAGCGGCTTTTGGCCTCTGGTAGTGGGGTTTGCCCTGGGGGGCACCCTGTTTACGGTGATTGTCACCTACATCGACAACCAGGGGGGCTTTATTCGGCACCCTTCGTCGTCGCGGCGTTTTCTCTATCACCACCGCCAAGACGAGGCCTCGGAGGTGCTCGATCGCATTGGCCACATTGAGGTGCTCCACAGCCTCTCCCCGGCTGAAATGCAGGCGATTATCCCGCTGCTAAAACCCCTTCAGGTGGAGCCAGAAACTGTGCTATGTCGGGAGGGTGCCCCCGGTAGCTCAATGTTTTTAATCGTGGACGGCGAAGCCGAAATCTATAAGGGTCAGCAGCGGCTGGCCGCCCTGGGGGCGGGTGAAATCTTTGGCGAAATGGCGCTGCTAACCGGTGAGGAGCGATCGGCCACGGTGCTGGCTAAAACCTCCATGGAACTCTATGAGCTAGACAAGGCTGATTTCGACGCCATGCTCACCTATGCGCCTCAAATCTCTAGCGGATTGAGCCGCATTTTGGCTCGACGACTGCGCGAAACTACCCAGTCAACCACCAAGCCCGTTCTAATCGACGACGATCGCTGGCGGCGACAGGTGCTCGACAGCGTAGAAGTTGACATCCCCATTTCCGAACAGCAGTTTAAAGAACTCGCCCAGAGCTCTGCCCCCCTGGCCATTCTGGTGGGCACCCTGATCGACAACATTCCCGAGGCGCTAGTGATTGGCTTTCACACCGGCCTGGGCCATACCGGGGCCTCTTTTTTGATGGCGGTGTTTATTTCTAATATTCCCGAGGCAATGTCGAGTTCGATTGGCATGCGCCAGGCCGGTACGTCTGGGGGACGCATTTTGGCCCTGTGGAGCGGTGCGGTGCTGCTTAGCGGCCTGATGGCGGTGGTCGGTAGCCTGATGGTCAACGTGTTGTCTGAATGGGTGCTAGCGGTGGCCCAAGCGACGGCTGGGGGGGCCATTCTGGCCATGGTGGCCAGCACAATGATGCCCGAAGCCTACGAAATGGGCGGTGGGTCGATCACGTTTTCAACCATTGCCGGGTTTCTAGTCAGCTTTTATCTCGCCTCCCTGGCGTTTTAG
- a CDS encoding GDSL-type esterase/lipase family protein: protein MASPLQPYPQLRSVLQRLQGVPPWALLSLVINGLLFITVVVMLRQLSRAGDDVLRQANAFAADPYVAVAPFDPELGRRHSLDYEQWVALLAAEAQAAVALNAPRQNILLGDSLTLWFPSTMLPGRKTWINQAISGENTGGLRDRLYLLDDTSPEAVFIMVGINDLIWGGSEADLVYNVRRMVNYLRQTHPEARVVVQSILPHGGETATWEGRDRLLTLSPDRVREVNDQLKLVAVETGADFLNLYPLFANGDGYLRADLTTDGLHLNQNGYMVWRTALALFNETDFQP from the coding sequence GTGGCATCACCGCTTCAACCCTATCCTCAGCTTCGATCAGTGCTGCAACGATTGCAGGGGGTGCCCCCTTGGGCACTGCTGTCGCTGGTGATCAATGGGCTGCTGTTCATTACGGTGGTTGTCATGCTGCGGCAGCTCAGCCGTGCTGGAGACGATGTGCTGCGCCAAGCTAACGCCTTCGCCGCCGACCCCTACGTAGCTGTGGCCCCCTTTGACCCTGAATTGGGCAGGCGTCATAGCCTTGACTATGAGCAGTGGGTAGCCCTGCTAGCGGCTGAGGCCCAGGCAGCGGTGGCGCTTAACGCCCCGCGCCAAAATATTTTGCTGGGTGACTCGCTTACCCTGTGGTTTCCCTCTACGATGCTGCCGGGGCGCAAAACCTGGATCAATCAAGCGATCTCGGGTGAAAATACCGGCGGTCTGCGCGATCGCCTCTACCTGCTTGACGACACCTCTCCCGAGGCGGTGTTCATCATGGTGGGCATCAACGATTTGATCTGGGGCGGCTCGGAGGCTGACTTGGTCTACAACGTGCGCCGCATGGTGAACTACCTGCGCCAAACTCACCCCGAGGCGCGGGTGGTGGTGCAGTCGATCTTGCCCCACGGCGGCGAAACGGCTACGTGGGAAGGCCGCGATCGCCTACTGACCCTTTCCCCCGATCGGGTGCGCGAGGTCAACGACCAACTCAAGCTCGTGGCCGTCGAAACCGGAGCCGACTTTCTCAACCTTTACCCGCTGTTCGCCAATGGCGACGGCTATCTGCGTGCCGACCTGACTACCGATGGCCTACACCTCAACCAAAACGGCTATATGGTGTGGCGCACGGCCCTGGCCCTGTTCAACGAAACCGATTTTCAGCCCTAG
- a CDS encoding pentapeptide repeat-containing protein encodes METLPSSAQPPDTPVEITAAGLLERYAAGERDFRGIQLIGADLSDQTLSGANFRQSNLQNTSFRGATLVGVNFREAKLTDINFEQATLTLANLIGADIADGCLVRADLSEAGMRSANLVRADLSEAILRETNLNEAVLDHATLQGAVLSEASLSRGRLLAANLSHANLEHANLTSALMNRASLKNASLVGAVFTGATLEGADFQSANLSRAKLTSTNLVNVNLSYANLRGANLSWSSLRGANLRGATLYRTRLSWSNLSGADLTDAVMINAKLDYTNLRRTDVHGAIMPDGYTMGSKGEA; translated from the coding sequence TTGGAAACTCTGCCTTCTAGTGCTCAACCCCCCGATACCCCCGTAGAGATTACTGCTGCGGGTTTGCTAGAACGCTACGCAGCAGGGGAACGAGACTTTCGCGGCATTCAGCTGATTGGCGCTGACCTGAGTGACCAAACCCTCAGCGGAGCCAATTTTCGTCAGTCAAATCTGCAAAACACCAGCTTTCGGGGAGCCACCTTGGTGGGGGTCAACTTTCGCGAAGCTAAGCTCACCGACATCAATTTTGAACAGGCCACGCTGACCTTGGCCAATTTAATTGGAGCCGATATTGCCGATGGGTGTCTGGTGCGGGCCGATCTGAGCGAAGCGGGCATGCGCAGTGCCAACCTTGTAAGAGCCGATCTCAGCGAGGCCATCTTGCGGGAAACTAACCTCAACGAAGCTGTGCTCGATCATGCCACCCTGCAAGGAGCGGTATTGAGCGAAGCTAGCCTTAGCCGAGGTCGTCTGCTGGCTGCTAACCTCAGCCACGCTAACCTGGAGCACGCCAACTTAACTAGCGCGCTGATGAATCGGGCTAGTCTCAAAAACGCTAGTTTGGTTGGGGCTGTGTTTACTGGGGCCACCCTAGAGGGGGCCGATTTTCAATCGGCCAATCTAAGCCGAGCCAAGTTAACCAGCACTAATCTAGTCAATGTCAACTTGTCTTACGCCAATTTGCGGGGGGCCAACCTGAGTTGGAGCTCACTGCGGGGGGCCAATCTGCGCGGCGCTACCCTCTATCGCACTCGGTTGAGTTGGTCGAACCTCAGCGGGGCTGACCTCACCGATGCTGTGATGATTAACGCTAAGCTCGACTACACTAACCTGCGACGCACCGATGTTCACGGCGCTATTATGCCCGATGGCTACACGATGGGATCCAAGGGCGAGGCCTAG
- a CDS encoding cytochrome, whose protein sequence is MTEIVIGVMGPGAAATPAQLETAYALGYALASTGWVVLTGGRAAGVMASACRGAKAAGGLTLGILPSADGHDMSADIDIPILTGLGDARNAINVLSSRVVVACGLGPGTASEIALALKAEKPVILMAMDPSAIALWQSLATGAIAIAPTVEAVIDQIREWLQP, encoded by the coding sequence ATGACCGAGATTGTCATTGGCGTTATGGGGCCAGGGGCCGCCGCTACCCCAGCCCAGCTAGAGACAGCCTACGCCCTCGGATACGCGCTAGCCTCTACCGGATGGGTGGTCCTTACCGGTGGGCGCGCTGCTGGTGTGATGGCGTCGGCCTGCCGAGGAGCCAAAGCGGCTGGCGGGCTGACCCTGGGAATTTTGCCCTCCGCCGATGGTCACGATATGTCAGCAGATATTGATATTCCTATTCTGACGGGGCTGGGCGATGCCCGTAACGCGATCAACGTGCTGTCGAGCCGGGTCGTGGTGGCCTGTGGTCTTGGCCCTGGCACTGCCTCAGAAATCGCCCTGGCTCTTAAAGCCGAAAAGCCAGTGATTTTAATGGCTATGGACCCCAGCGCGATCGCCCTGTGGCAGAGTTTGGCCACCGGGGCGATCGCGATCGCCCCTACCGTTGAGGCGGTTATCGACCAAATTCGAGAATGGCTACAGCCCTAG
- a CDS encoding inositol monophosphatase family protein, translating to MQNFWDQVLAFAEAITTTVGEKLLVDFGQVQADLKADGSLVTRCDRWSDDTLRAAIREAFPDHGVLSEEVEHIFPATDWCWIIDPIDGTTNFTRGIPVWGISLGLLYRGTPVFGYVAMPPLRQSFYGYWPGHSGLEMPSGAFCNGRPIHTSEAEPDKTQFFSLCARSTAVLANPFPCKIRMLGSAAYNLLIVGAGWAIGAVEATPKIWDIAAVWAIAQAAGATWVPLDDLNPFPLEVGKDYSDRPYPTLATAQASWIERFRPLVQRVVP from the coding sequence ATGCAAAACTTTTGGGATCAGGTGCTGGCCTTTGCTGAGGCGATCACGACCACCGTGGGCGAAAAGCTGCTGGTCGATTTTGGCCAGGTGCAGGCCGATTTGAAGGCGGATGGCAGTTTGGTGACCCGGTGCGATCGCTGGTCAGATGACACCCTGCGCGCCGCCATTCGTGAAGCATTCCCCGACCACGGCGTGCTCAGCGAAGAGGTTGAGCACATCTTCCCGGCCACCGACTGGTGCTGGATCATTGACCCGATCGACGGCACCACCAACTTCACGCGGGGTATTCCGGTGTGGGGCATTTCGTTGGGCCTGCTGTACCGGGGTACCCCAGTGTTTGGCTATGTGGCCATGCCGCCCTTACGCCAATCGTTCTATGGCTACTGGCCAGGGCACAGCGGTCTGGAGATGCCCAGCGGGGCCTTCTGTAACGGTCGCCCGATTCACACGAGCGAGGCTGAACCGGACAAAACCCAGTTCTTTAGCCTCTGCGCTCGCAGTACGGCGGTGCTAGCTAACCCTTTTCCCTGCAAGATTCGCATGCTGGGCTCGGCGGCCTATAACCTGCTGATTGTGGGGGCCGGCTGGGCGATCGGCGCGGTCGAGGCCACGCCTAAGATCTGGGATATTGCGGCGGTGTGGGCGATCGCGCAGGCTGCTGGTGCTACCTGGGTGCCGCTGGATGATCTGAACCCCTTCCCCCTAGAGGTGGGCAAAGATTATAGCGATCGCCCCTACCCCACCCTGGCCACCGCTCAGGCCTCATGGATAGAGCGGTTTCGTCCCCTCGTGCAGCGGGTTGTGCCGTAA
- a CDS encoding thylakoid membrane photosystem I accumulation factor, translating into MLRWLIAHFSTHRLSSEVRHRLGQAIGLVCAALVLWLGLGGQPTALAGLTDDNYDGNIFALYAGNGSLVPPKVSLEQSLKYGKVSLVVIYVDDSSDCKKFSSVISQLQAPYGRVANFIPIMADSIPVKDAYAPNEPGYYFKNAVPQTLVFDTEGKLLLNETGIVAYEAIDDAMREAFDLLPRSESEELRRRPINEVNTELVPQ; encoded by the coding sequence ATGCTGCGCTGGCTCATCGCACATTTCTCCACCCATCGTCTCTCCTCAGAGGTCCGGCACCGGCTGGGGCAAGCGATCGGACTCGTTTGTGCTGCCCTGGTGCTGTGGCTGGGCTTAGGCGGGCAGCCTACCGCACTAGCGGGCCTCACCGACGACAACTACGACGGCAATATCTTTGCCCTTTACGCGGGCAATGGGTCGCTGGTGCCCCCCAAGGTCAGCCTGGAGCAGTCGCTTAAGTACGGCAAGGTATCTCTGGTCGTGATCTACGTTGACGACAGCAGCGACTGCAAGAAATTTTCGTCGGTGATCTCCCAGCTTCAGGCTCCCTATGGCCGGGTGGCCAACTTCATCCCGATCATGGCCGACTCGATTCCGGTCAAAGATGCCTACGCACCCAATGAGCCGGGCTACTACTTTAAAAATGCCGTGCCCCAAACCCTGGTGTTTGACACCGAGGGCAAGCTGCTGCTGAATGAAACGGGGATTGTCGCCTACGAGGCAATCGACGATGCCATGCGCGAAGCCTTTGATCTGCTGCCTCGCAGTGAGTCAGAAGAACTGCGCCGCCGCCCCATCAACGAAGTGAATACCGAACTGGTGCCCCAGTAG
- a CDS encoding alpha/beta hydrolase yields MSGLIAGGLALSPSAAAAESVTVRLGRFSQTVSLDDLQTFATTGEVPGSLRLYRPLLNASIQETLQGEITLEPEVGQVILDEILNTPGGAQLLDTLRAIAPNLSATDLRITLEQMSKAESGLTLLGILRAMPQDTLEINVGTLITLASQFRLAQMESKALSRVLRQAPEPEATDPVTLLGPDPFATGPSNVERWELILRDRSRDRSIPVDIYWSQDSHGPLVVISHGFGADRRFFAYLAQHLASHGLTVVAVEHPGSNVAALLSLPADDLPGVASQSRILPATEFLDRPRDISFVLDRLEKINRHSYSLRDRINTRDVTFIGHSLGGYTGLALAGAALDLRSLETYCQTLNPVNVSPADWLQCAALDLPVKYANLRDDRISQLIVANPLTGLLFGEAGLSRVRVPTLVLAATHDTVTPMASQQLRPFMQLPSNKHLVTMVGGSHLSIGDPNNLNADLGRIPFMPELPDVTTAPLRIFFQGLSLSFVMQQTAEAEAYAPALDPATATTFSTTSLSLRLSQTVPEGLASWPRLHQTLHRQEGLISYLPSLLHLEALAIQDQFQALQRQMITYLRNTPPSLTSVYWPFLWPTVPMQANHREPRQATP; encoded by the coding sequence ATGAGCGGGCTGATAGCGGGTGGTCTGGCCCTCAGCCCATCTGCCGCCGCCGCAGAATCGGTGACAGTACGATTGGGGCGGTTTTCCCAAACGGTAAGCCTTGACGATTTGCAGACCTTCGCCACCACCGGAGAGGTGCCTGGCTCGCTGCGGTTGTATCGCCCATTGCTCAACGCCAGCATTCAGGAGACGCTCCAGGGCGAAATTACCCTAGAGCCAGAGGTTGGTCAAGTTATCTTAGACGAAATTTTAAATACGCCCGGTGGCGCGCAGCTACTCGACACCCTTCGGGCGATCGCCCCCAACCTGTCGGCCACCGATCTGCGAATCACCCTAGAGCAGATGTCTAAAGCCGAGTCGGGGCTGACGCTGCTGGGCATTTTGCGGGCCATGCCCCAGGACACCCTCGAAATTAACGTGGGCACCCTGATTACCCTGGCGTCTCAGTTTCGCCTAGCCCAGATGGAAAGCAAAGCCCTCAGCCGGGTGCTGCGCCAGGCCCCAGAGCCCGAGGCAACCGATCCGGTGACTCTGCTTGGCCCCGACCCCTTTGCGACTGGCCCCTCTAACGTAGAGCGCTGGGAACTGATCCTGCGCGATCGCAGCCGCGATCGCAGCATTCCGGTCGATATCTACTGGAGCCAAGACAGCCACGGCCCCCTGGTGGTGATCTCCCACGGGTTTGGGGCCGATCGCCGCTTCTTTGCTTATTTAGCCCAGCACCTGGCCTCCCACGGGCTCACGGTGGTGGCAGTCGAGCATCCGGGCAGCAACGTGGCGGCTCTGCTGTCGCTTCCTGCTGATGACCTGCCTGGGGTCGCCTCTCAGAGCCGCATCTTACCCGCCACCGAGTTTCTCGATCGCCCTCGCGACATTAGCTTCGTGCTCGATCGCCTAGAAAAGATTAACCGTCACTCTTACAGCCTGCGCGATCGCATCAACACCCGCGACGTCACCTTCATTGGTCATTCCCTGGGGGGCTACACAGGGCTGGCGCTGGCAGGGGCAGCCCTCGATCTGCGATCGCTCGAAACCTACTGCCAAACCCTCAACCCAGTCAATGTTTCCCCCGCCGACTGGCTTCAGTGCGCCGCCCTCGACCTGCCGGTTAAATACGCCAATCTGCGCGACGATCGCATTTCTCAGCTGATTGTGGCCAATCCTCTCACCGGCCTGCTGTTTGGTGAGGCTGGGCTAAGCCGGGTACGGGTGCCCACTCTAGTGTTGGCCGCCACCCACGACACCGTTACCCCCATGGCGAGTCAGCAGCTGCGACCCTTTATGCAGCTGCCTAGCAACAAACACCTGGTTACCATGGTCGGTGGATCGCACCTGAGCATCGGCGACCCCAACAACCTCAATGCTGACCTGGGCCGCATTCCGTTTATGCCCGAATTGCCCGATGTCACTACCGCCCCCCTGCGCATCTTTTTCCAGGGCCTCAGCCTGAGCTTTGTCATGCAGCAAACCGCCGAGGCCGAAGCCTACGCCCCCGCTCTCGACCCGGCTACAGCCACCACCTTTTCGACCACCAGCCTGTCATTGCGTCTGAGTCAGACAGTACCCGAAGGACTAGCTAGCTGGCCCCGACTGCACCAAACGCTACACCGTCAGGAAGGGCTAATTAGCTATCTACCCTCGCTGTTGCACCTGGAGGCGTTGGCCATTCAAGACCAGTTTCAGGCGTTGCAGCGGCAGATGATCACCTACTTGCGCAACACCCCCCCGTCGCTGACATCCGTGTACTGGCCGTTTTTGTGGCCCACGGTGCCCATGCAGGCCAACCACCGCGAACCCCGCCAAGCGACACCCTAA